Proteins encoded by one window of Tamandua tetradactyla isolate mTamTet1 chromosome 24, mTamTet1.pri, whole genome shotgun sequence:
- the LARP7 gene encoding la-related protein 7 isoform X4, producing METENGNQNKTIEESTEKKKDVEKKKRSRVKQVLADIAKQVDFWFGDANLHKDRFLREQIEKSRDGYVDISLLMSFNKMKKLTTDGKLIARALKSSAVVELDLEGTRIRRKKPLGERPKDEDERTVYVELLPKNVNHSWIERVFGKCGNVVYISIPHYKSTGDPKGFAFVEFETKEQAAKAIEFLNNPPEEAPRKPGIFPKTVKNKPIPVLRVPEEKKKKKKKKGRVKKEDNVQAKEANLDTSNESICKLKRSRTTSEGSEVDISEPQKPPSKKKKKREKAEASSLPEVRTEKRKKSSSEDAECLAPRSKVKKLAQKESIKKEISEVKENKDLELSTEEEKETGDIKDGSLLKSKRKHKKKHKERHKMGEEVIPLRVLSKSEWMDLKKEYLALQKASMASLKKTISQLKLESEMEIDRGIPNNSGMRNEKANNDECGPQEKVNAMGPQFVSGVIVKIVSTEPLPGRKQVRDTLAAISEVVYVDMLEGDTECHARFKTPEDAEAVINTYTEIKKKHSWKLEILSGDHEQRYWQKILVDRQAKLNQPREKKRGTEKLITKAEKIRLAKTQQASKHIRFSEYD from the exons ATGGaaactgaaaatggaaatcaaaacaagACAATAGAGGAaagcactgaaaagaaaaaggatgtagaaaaaaagaaacGATCTCGAGTTAAACAGGTGCTTGCTGATATTGCTAAACAAGTGGACTTCTGGTTTGGAGATGCAAATCTTCACAAGGATAGATTCCTCCGAGAGCAGATAGAAAAATCTAGAGATGGAT ATGTAGATATATCGCTTCTCATGtcatttaacaaaatgaaaaaattgacCACCGATGGAAAACTTATAGCCAGAGCATTGAAAAGCTCAGCTGTTGTAGAG CTTGATTTAGAAGGCACCAGGATTAGGAGAAAAAAGCCCCTGGGTGAAAGACCAAAGGATGAGGATGAACGGACAGTGTATGTG gaattactTCCCAAAAATGTTAATCACAGCTGGATTGAAAGAGTATTTGGAAAATGTGGCAATGTTGTTTATATAAGCATCCCACATTATAAATCTACTGGAGACCCAAAAGGATTTGCGTTTGTGGAATTTGAGACAAAAGAACAAGCAGCAAAAGCTATTGAG TTTCTTAACAATCCACCAGAAGAAGCCCCAAGAAAGCCAGGAATATTTCCTAAAACAGTGAAGAATAAGCCCATTCCTGTCCTCAGAGTACCTG aagaaaagaaaaagaaaaagaagaagaaaggccGAGTGAAGAAGGAAGATAATGTCCAAGCCAAAGAGGCAAATTTGGACACAAGCAATGAGAGCATCTGTAAGCTTAAAAGATCCAGGACCACATCTGAGGGCTCCGAGGTAGATATCAGTGAACCCCAAAAGCCAccctcaaagaaaaagaaaaaacgtgAAAAAGCTGAAGCATCCAGCTTACCTGAAGTcagaacagaaaaaaggaaaaaaagtagctCTGAAGATGCAGAATGCCTCGCTCCCAgatcaaaagtaaagaaactagcccaaaaagaaagcattaaaaaagaaatttcagaagttaaagaaaacaaag ATTTAGAACTCTctacagaagaggaaaaggaaactgGAGATATAAAAGATGGATCCCTCTTaaaatcaaaaagaaagcataagaaaaagcacaaagagagacacaaaatgggagaagaggTTATACCACTAAGAGTACTATCAAA GAGTGAATGGATGGatttgaaaaaagaatatttagctCTACAAAAGGCCAGCatggcttctttaaaaaaaacaatatcccAACTAAAATTGGAATCTGAAATGGAAATAGACCGTGGTATACCTAATAATTCAggaatgagaaatgaaaaag CAAATAATGACGAATGTGGCCCCCAGGAGAAAGTTAATGCCATGGGACCACAGTTTGTGAGTGGAGTGATTGTGAAGATTGTCAGCACTGAGCCCTTACCTGGCAGAAAACAAGTCCGG GATACTTTGGCAGCGATCTCAGAAGTTGTTTATGTTGATATGCTAGAAGGAGATACAGAATGCCATGCTAGATTTAAAACTCCTGAGGATGCTGAAGCAGTAATAAATACATATACGGAAATCAAAAAGAAACACAGCTGGAAACTCGAGATCCTTTCTG gtGATCATGAACAGAGGTACTGGCAGAAGATTTTGGTAGATAGGCAGGCCAAGCTTAATCAACCTcgagaaaagaaaagaggcacTGAGAAG TTAATCACCAAAGCTGAAAAGATTAGACTGGCAAAGACTCAACAAGCAAGTAAACACATTAGATTTTCTGAATATGATTGA
- the LARP7 gene encoding la-related protein 7 isoform X1, whose amino-acid sequence METENGNQNKTIEESTEKKKDVEKKKRSRVKQVLADIAKQVDFWFGDANLHKDRFLREQIEKSRDGYVDISLLMSFNKMKKLTTDGKLIARALKSSAVVELDLEGTRIRRKKPLGERPKDEDERTVYVELLPKNVNHSWIERVFGKCGNVVYISIPHYKSTGDPKGFAFVEFETKEQAAKAIEFLNNPPEEAPRKPGIFPKTVKNKPIPVLRVPEEKKKKKKKKGRVKKEDNVQAKEANLDTSNESICKLKRSRTTSEGSEVDISEPQKPPSKKKKKREKAEASSLPEVRTEKRKKSSSEDAECLAPRSKVKKLAQKESIKKEISEVKENKDLELSTEEEKETGDIKDGSLLKSKRKHKKKHKERHKMGEEVIPLRVLSKSEWMDLKKEYLALQKASMASLKKTISQLKLESEMEIDRGIPNNSGMRNEKANNDECGPQEKVNAMGPQFVSGVIVKIVSTEPLPGRKQVRVMLLRLLGYFGSDLRSCLC is encoded by the exons ATGGaaactgaaaatggaaatcaaaacaagACAATAGAGGAaagcactgaaaagaaaaaggatgtagaaaaaaagaaacGATCTCGAGTTAAACAGGTGCTTGCTGATATTGCTAAACAAGTGGACTTCTGGTTTGGAGATGCAAATCTTCACAAGGATAGATTCCTCCGAGAGCAGATAGAAAAATCTAGAGATGGAT ATGTAGATATATCGCTTCTCATGtcatttaacaaaatgaaaaaattgacCACCGATGGAAAACTTATAGCCAGAGCATTGAAAAGCTCAGCTGTTGTAGAG CTTGATTTAGAAGGCACCAGGATTAGGAGAAAAAAGCCCCTGGGTGAAAGACCAAAGGATGAGGATGAACGGACAGTGTATGTG gaattactTCCCAAAAATGTTAATCACAGCTGGATTGAAAGAGTATTTGGAAAATGTGGCAATGTTGTTTATATAAGCATCCCACATTATAAATCTACTGGAGACCCAAAAGGATTTGCGTTTGTGGAATTTGAGACAAAAGAACAAGCAGCAAAAGCTATTGAG TTTCTTAACAATCCACCAGAAGAAGCCCCAAGAAAGCCAGGAATATTTCCTAAAACAGTGAAGAATAAGCCCATTCCTGTCCTCAGAGTACCTG aagaaaagaaaaagaaaaagaagaagaaaggccGAGTGAAGAAGGAAGATAATGTCCAAGCCAAAGAGGCAAATTTGGACACAAGCAATGAGAGCATCTGTAAGCTTAAAAGATCCAGGACCACATCTGAGGGCTCCGAGGTAGATATCAGTGAACCCCAAAAGCCAccctcaaagaaaaagaaaaaacgtgAAAAAGCTGAAGCATCCAGCTTACCTGAAGTcagaacagaaaaaaggaaaaaaagtagctCTGAAGATGCAGAATGCCTCGCTCCCAgatcaaaagtaaagaaactagcccaaaaagaaagcattaaaaaagaaatttcagaagttaaagaaaacaaag ATTTAGAACTCTctacagaagaggaaaaggaaactgGAGATATAAAAGATGGATCCCTCTTaaaatcaaaaagaaagcataagaaaaagcacaaagagagacacaaaatgggagaagaggTTATACCACTAAGAGTACTATCAAA GAGTGAATGGATGGatttgaaaaaagaatatttagctCTACAAAAGGCCAGCatggcttctttaaaaaaaacaatatcccAACTAAAATTGGAATCTGAAATGGAAATAGACCGTGGTATACCTAATAATTCAggaatgagaaatgaaaaag CAAATAATGACGAATGTGGCCCCCAGGAGAAAGTTAATGCCATGGGACCACAGTTTGTGAGTGGAGTGATTGTGAAGATTGTCAGCACTGAGCCCTTACCTGGCAGAAAACAAGTCCGGGTAATGCTTTTGAGACTCCTGG GATACTTTGGCAGCGATCTCAGAAGTTGTTTATGTTGA
- the LARP7 gene encoding la-related protein 7 isoform X2 — protein METENGNQNKTIEESTEKKKDVEKKKRSRVKQVLADIAKQVDFWFGDANLHKDRFLREQIEKSRDGYVDISLLMSFNKMKKLTTDGKLIARALKSSAVVELDLEGTRIRRKKPLGERPKDEDERTVYVELLPKNVNHSWIERVFGKCGNVVYISIPHYKSTGDPKGFAFVEFETKEQAAKAIEFLNNPPEEAPRKPGIFPKTVKNKPIPVLRVPEKKKKKKKKGRVKKEDNVQAKEANLDTSNESICKLKRSRTTSEGSEVDISEPQKPPSKKKKKREKAEASSLPEVRTEKRKKSSSEDAECLAPRSKVKKLAQKESIKKEISEVKENKDLELSTEEEKETGDIKDGSLLKSKRKHKKKHKERHKMGEEVIPLRVLSKSEWMDLKKEYLALQKASMASLKKTISQLKLESEMEIDRGIPNNSGMRNEKANNDECGPQEKVNAMGPQFVSGVIVKIVSTEPLPGRKQVRVMLLRLLGYFGSDLRSCLC, from the exons ATGGaaactgaaaatggaaatcaaaacaagACAATAGAGGAaagcactgaaaagaaaaaggatgtagaaaaaaagaaacGATCTCGAGTTAAACAGGTGCTTGCTGATATTGCTAAACAAGTGGACTTCTGGTTTGGAGATGCAAATCTTCACAAGGATAGATTCCTCCGAGAGCAGATAGAAAAATCTAGAGATGGAT ATGTAGATATATCGCTTCTCATGtcatttaacaaaatgaaaaaattgacCACCGATGGAAAACTTATAGCCAGAGCATTGAAAAGCTCAGCTGTTGTAGAG CTTGATTTAGAAGGCACCAGGATTAGGAGAAAAAAGCCCCTGGGTGAAAGACCAAAGGATGAGGATGAACGGACAGTGTATGTG gaattactTCCCAAAAATGTTAATCACAGCTGGATTGAAAGAGTATTTGGAAAATGTGGCAATGTTGTTTATATAAGCATCCCACATTATAAATCTACTGGAGACCCAAAAGGATTTGCGTTTGTGGAATTTGAGACAAAAGAACAAGCAGCAAAAGCTATTGAG TTTCTTAACAATCCACCAGAAGAAGCCCCAAGAAAGCCAGGAATATTTCCTAAAACAGTGAAGAATAAGCCCATTCCTGTCCTCAGAGTACCTG aaaagaaaaagaaaaagaagaagaaaggccGAGTGAAGAAGGAAGATAATGTCCAAGCCAAAGAGGCAAATTTGGACACAAGCAATGAGAGCATCTGTAAGCTTAAAAGATCCAGGACCACATCTGAGGGCTCCGAGGTAGATATCAGTGAACCCCAAAAGCCAccctcaaagaaaaagaaaaaacgtgAAAAAGCTGAAGCATCCAGCTTACCTGAAGTcagaacagaaaaaaggaaaaaaagtagctCTGAAGATGCAGAATGCCTCGCTCCCAgatcaaaagtaaagaaactagcccaaaaagaaagcattaaaaaagaaatttcagaagttaaagaaaacaaag ATTTAGAACTCTctacagaagaggaaaaggaaactgGAGATATAAAAGATGGATCCCTCTTaaaatcaaaaagaaagcataagaaaaagcacaaagagagacacaaaatgggagaagaggTTATACCACTAAGAGTACTATCAAA GAGTGAATGGATGGatttgaaaaaagaatatttagctCTACAAAAGGCCAGCatggcttctttaaaaaaaacaatatcccAACTAAAATTGGAATCTGAAATGGAAATAGACCGTGGTATACCTAATAATTCAggaatgagaaatgaaaaag CAAATAATGACGAATGTGGCCCCCAGGAGAAAGTTAATGCCATGGGACCACAGTTTGTGAGTGGAGTGATTGTGAAGATTGTCAGCACTGAGCCCTTACCTGGCAGAAAACAAGTCCGGGTAATGCTTTTGAGACTCCTGG GATACTTTGGCAGCGATCTCAGAAGTTGTTTATGTTGA
- the LARP7 gene encoding la-related protein 7 isoform X3: METENGNQNKTIEESTEKKKDVEKKKRSRVKQVLADIAKQVDFWFGDANLHKDRFLREQIEKSRDGYVDISLLMSFNKMKKLTTDGKLIARALKSSAVVELDLEGTRIRRKKPLGERPKDEDERTVYVELLPKNVNHSWIERVFGKCGNVVYISIPHYKSTGDPKGFAFVEFETKEQAAKAIEFLNNPPEEAPRKPGIFPKTVKNKPIPVLRVPEEKKKKKKKKGRVKKEDNVQAKEANLDTSNESICKLKRSRTTSEGSEVDISEPQKPPSKKKKKREKAEASSLPEVRTEKRKKSSSEDAECLAPRSKVKKLAQKESIKKEISEVKENKELSTEEEKETGDIKDGSLLKSKRKHKKKHKERHKMGEEVIPLRVLSKSEWMDLKKEYLALQKASMASLKKTISQLKLESEMEIDRGIPNNSGMRNEKANNDECGPQEKVNAMGPQFVSGVIVKIVSTEPLPGRKQVRVMLLRLLGYFGSDLRSCLC, translated from the exons ATGGaaactgaaaatggaaatcaaaacaagACAATAGAGGAaagcactgaaaagaaaaaggatgtagaaaaaaagaaacGATCTCGAGTTAAACAGGTGCTTGCTGATATTGCTAAACAAGTGGACTTCTGGTTTGGAGATGCAAATCTTCACAAGGATAGATTCCTCCGAGAGCAGATAGAAAAATCTAGAGATGGAT ATGTAGATATATCGCTTCTCATGtcatttaacaaaatgaaaaaattgacCACCGATGGAAAACTTATAGCCAGAGCATTGAAAAGCTCAGCTGTTGTAGAG CTTGATTTAGAAGGCACCAGGATTAGGAGAAAAAAGCCCCTGGGTGAAAGACCAAAGGATGAGGATGAACGGACAGTGTATGTG gaattactTCCCAAAAATGTTAATCACAGCTGGATTGAAAGAGTATTTGGAAAATGTGGCAATGTTGTTTATATAAGCATCCCACATTATAAATCTACTGGAGACCCAAAAGGATTTGCGTTTGTGGAATTTGAGACAAAAGAACAAGCAGCAAAAGCTATTGAG TTTCTTAACAATCCACCAGAAGAAGCCCCAAGAAAGCCAGGAATATTTCCTAAAACAGTGAAGAATAAGCCCATTCCTGTCCTCAGAGTACCTG aagaaaagaaaaagaaaaagaagaagaaaggccGAGTGAAGAAGGAAGATAATGTCCAAGCCAAAGAGGCAAATTTGGACACAAGCAATGAGAGCATCTGTAAGCTTAAAAGATCCAGGACCACATCTGAGGGCTCCGAGGTAGATATCAGTGAACCCCAAAAGCCAccctcaaagaaaaagaaaaaacgtgAAAAAGCTGAAGCATCCAGCTTACCTGAAGTcagaacagaaaaaaggaaaaaaagtagctCTGAAGATGCAGAATGCCTCGCTCCCAgatcaaaagtaaagaaactagcccaaaaagaaagcattaaaaaagaaatttcagaagttaaagaaaacaaag AACTCTctacagaagaggaaaaggaaactgGAGATATAAAAGATGGATCCCTCTTaaaatcaaaaagaaagcataagaaaaagcacaaagagagacacaaaatgggagaagaggTTATACCACTAAGAGTACTATCAAA GAGTGAATGGATGGatttgaaaaaagaatatttagctCTACAAAAGGCCAGCatggcttctttaaaaaaaacaatatcccAACTAAAATTGGAATCTGAAATGGAAATAGACCGTGGTATACCTAATAATTCAggaatgagaaatgaaaaag CAAATAATGACGAATGTGGCCCCCAGGAGAAAGTTAATGCCATGGGACCACAGTTTGTGAGTGGAGTGATTGTGAAGATTGTCAGCACTGAGCCCTTACCTGGCAGAAAACAAGTCCGGGTAATGCTTTTGAGACTCCTGG GATACTTTGGCAGCGATCTCAGAAGTTGTTTATGTTGA